Proteins encoded within one genomic window of Haematobia irritans isolate KBUSLIRL chromosome 5, ASM5000362v1, whole genome shotgun sequence:
- the LOC142239572 gene encoding uncharacterized protein LOC142239572: MADIECVCEMRWPAKVANVLEQIYCLAYTVEDKCPSQLCVQQSVMYTSFSSSKATFDLISNELNPLKENFDRYKDMFNNATCLENFVHSPVDSIRKRKKPSEVNNAIIQNADQSPTVQHNSVPSINVLEPNETAANNNNNNNNSNRFQFLTSVPPATPSNQTSITPSGQTSFFSPSTTPVDSNTAPQLRVDAPKKTIFASRFAEDTSPEEISSYIKWKLRKHIDTEVYKFKYAEKRRAASFKILVPEEDFATVVNPEFWPARAIIHEFIYRENPRNELSKKTGGGVLIAVSAEFPSEQIILTNIHNMEILAVKIRINSYNIFLTCSYIPPNSCSNLYENHISAILSAFSSSKSSDFLLAFGDFNLPSISWNQFGDTNAFIPISSNDTVIKIIQPLLDYGLFQINNVFNSQKRILDLVFVNQPSDYCINPCDSITFPVDKFHPSFRTQCVPKKVIVKSFGPPWNNRNLARLKNKKNKLFKKYKRSGSSSDFTLYVIVRSEFNVENLKAYRIYTTSMKQQLKSNPKSFYKFINSKRRTSTLPNSLKNDTSLAENDVDISNMFADFFASTYSDVKYDCESEYPFNIIEFPTSGNRFKVSNYRGIAKLSAIPKLLEKMVTEFITHQVSSALNECQHGFRKSRSTITNILELTTLVNDGFRMGKQTDVIYTDFSKAFDKVNHMLLLRKLQQLGFSSSLLKWISSYLIGRIQRVRFRNVFSNQFDVISGVPQGSHLGPVLFTIFINDLPFVIKNAHVLMYADDVKIFYSFNDPIDQTLLQSDLDNFLGWCDINLMKLNISKCKHMSFYRVKRIDTSYFLYSRELDRVETFLDLGILLDNRLNFKQHLTMMINKAYSSLGFMKRWCKEFDDHCVTKTIEELKKKEK, translated from the exons ATGGCAGACATAGAGTGTGTGTGCGAGATGCGATGGCCAGCCAAAGTGGCCAATGTCTTGGAACAAATCTATTGTTTGGCTTACACAGTAGAAGATAAGTGTCCGTCTCAGCTATGCGTCCAGCAATCCGTCATGTACACATCGTTCTCCTCATCTAAG GCGACATTTGATCTAATAAGTAATGAATTAAATCcactaaaagaaaatttcgatagatataaagacATGTTCAATAATGCTACTTGTTTGGAGAATTTTGTTCACTCACCCGTTGATTCTATCAGAAAGAGGAAAAAACCTTCTGAAGTAAATAACGCTATTATTCAAAATGCAGATCAATCACCTACTGTTCAACATAACTCAGTTccgtcaattaatgttttagaaCCTAATGAAACAGCagctaacaacaacaacaataacaataattcTAATCGCTTTCAATTCCTGACATCTGTTCCACCTGCTACCCCCAGTAATCAAACATCTATAACACCATCTGGACAAACCTCATTTTTTTCACCTTCTACTACTCCTGTAGATAGTAATACAGCCCCACAATTACGAGTTGATGCCcctaaaaaaacaatatttgctTCGAGATTTGCAGAAGATACATCACCAGAAGAAATTTCTTCTTATATTAAATGGAAGCTGAGAAAACATATTGATACTgaagtctataaatttaaatatgctGAAAAACGTAGAGCTGCatccttcaaaattttggttccggAAGAAGACTTTGCTACTGTCGTTAACCCTGAATTTTGGCCTGCCAGAGCAATAATCcatgaatttatttatagagaaaatccaAGGAATGAATTG TCGAAAAAGACTGGTGGCGGTGTTTTAATAGCAGTCTCAGCTGAGTTCCCTTCAGAACAAATTATCCTTACTAATATTCATAATATGGAAATACTTGCTGTGAAGATTCGTATTAATagctataatatatttttaacatgTTCATATATTCCTCCCAATTCCTGTtctaatttatatgaaaatcacaTTTCTGCAATATTAAGTGCTTTTAGCTCTTCAAAATCCTCCGATTTTCTACTTGCTTTTGGAGACTTTAACTTGCCATCTATTTCATGGAACCAATTTGGAGATACAAATGCTTTCATTCCTATATCATCTAACGATACtgttattaaaataattcaacCCTTGCTTGATTATGGCTTATTTCAGATAAATAATGTTTTTAACTCTCAAAAGAGAATATTGGATTTGGTCTTCGTAAATCAGCCTTCTGACTATTGTATTAATCCATGTGATTCTATTACGTTTCCTGTGGATAAATTTCATCCATCTTTCCGGACACAG TGCGTCCCAAAGAAAGTTATtgtgaaatcttttggaccgccTTGGAATAACCGTAATCTTGCCAGACTTAAAAATAAGAAGAATAAGTTATTCAAGAAATATAAAAGATCAGGTTCATCATCTGACTTTACATTGTATGTCATTGTTAGATCTGAGTTCaatgttgaaaatttgaaaGCCTATAGAATTTATACAACTAGTATGAAGCAACAGTTGAAATCCAATCCCAagtcattttataaatttataaattctaaaAGGAGGACCAGTACACTACCAAATTCACTTAAAAACGATACCTCTCTTGCTGAGAATGATGTAGATATTAGCAACATGTTTGCAGATTTTTTTGCATCAACTTATTCCGATGTGAAGTATGATTGCGAGTCTGAATATCCATTTAATATTATTGAATTTCCTACT TCGGGAAATAGATTTAAAGTGTCTAACTACAGAGGTATTGCGAAGCTAAGTGCTATTCCTAAGTTGCTAGAAAAGATGGTAACTGAATTTATAACGCATCAGGTTTCCTCAGCATTAAATGAATGCCAACATGGATTCCGAAAGTCAAGGTCAACTATTACGAATATTTTAGAATTAACGACACTAGTCAATGATGGTTTTAGGATGGGTAAACAAACTGATGTAATATACACAGATTTTAGCAAGGCGTTTGATAAAGTTAATCATATGCTTCTATTACGAAAACTACAACAACTTGGCTTCTCTTCTTCCTTGTTAAAGTGGATCAGTTCCTATTTAATAGGACGTATTCAGAGAGTGAGATTTAGGAATGTTTTTTCTAATCAATTTGATGTAATATCTGGAGTTCCTCAAGGTAGTCATCTTGGACCTGTCCTCTTCACAATCTTTATAAATGACTTACCCTTTGTGATTAAAAATGCACATGTATtaatgtatgctgatgatgtcaaaatcttctattcaTTTAATGACCCTATTGACCAAACTCTATTACAGTCTGATCTTGACAATTTCTTAGGGTGGTGTGAtataaatttgatgaaattaaaTATCTCAAAGTGTAAGCATATGTCATTTTATAGAGTTAAACGCATTGATACTAGTTACTTTCTTTACAGTCGTGAACTTGATAGGGTTGAGACTTTTCTTGATCTTGGTATTCTTTTAGATAatagattaaattttaaacaacatTTAACTATGATGATTAATAAAGCATACAGCTCGCTTGGTTTCATGAAGAGATGGTGTAAAGAATTTGATGATCACTGTGTCACTAAAA CAATCGAGGAGTTGAAGAAGAAGGAGAAATAG